One Clupea harengus chromosome 3, Ch_v2.0.2, whole genome shotgun sequence DNA window includes the following coding sequences:
- the c3h11orf96 gene encoding uncharacterized protein C11orf96 homolog, whose translation MAARHMEVVGFPVLPAHLLASTMEEFPQQLPVPKGPAHGRSRPRRPREARFKTQPVTFAEIAEVEEEGASPLEEERARRSFLLSLESLRRSTQTLHGPPARAAHSSTPTQASLDSSDSDSAQ comes from the coding sequence ATGGCTGCTCGTCATATGGAGGTGGTGGGCTTCCCTGTGCTGCCTGCCCACCTGCTCGCCTCCACCATGGAGGAGTTCCCTCAGCAGCTGCCCGTCCCCAAGGGCCCCGCCCATGGGCGCAGCCGACCCCGTCGACCCCGCGAGGCCCGCTTTAAGACCCAGCCCGTCACCTTCGCCGAGATTGCCGAGGTCGAGGAGGAGGGCGCCTCAccgctggaggaggagagagcgcgGCGCTCCTTCCTGCTGTCCCTGGAGAGTCTGCGGCGGAGCACCCAGACGCTGCACGGGCCCCCAGCCCGCGCCgcacactcctccaccccaaCACAGGCCAGCCTGGACTCCAGCGACTCCGACTCGGCCCAGTGA
- the alkbh3 gene encoding alpha-ketoglutarate-dependent dioxygenase alkB homolog 3, whose protein sequence is MGDKRQRARVQGCWAKPLVKPTSAKPNSIAGPGPGSTSWKAGPQTYEFQQPSRPIRDIPAEKVIEKTGVYDISHGPSGVSRLRLFTNFLQQEEADWMFSVLLAELPWSQKTNHRQGGAYDEPRLTCWYGELPYTYSNSTMQANAQWHPVLSSLRASIESHSGCSFNSLLCNLYRDCKDSIAWHSDNEPSLGLQPTIASLSLGDTRAFSLRKQPPPEENGDYTYVETIKMPLAHGSLLMMEGCTQDDWQHQVAKEYHDRGPRINLTFRTIYPEP, encoded by the exons ATGGGAGACAAACGCCAGCGAGCAAGAGTCCAAGGCTGCTGGGCTAAACCACTCGTCAAACCAACATCAGCTAAACCAAACAGCATTGCAG GCCCAGGTCCTGGATCTACATCATGGAAAGCAGGGCCACAGACATATGAATTTCAACAGCCATCCAGG CCAATTCGAGACATTCCCGCGGAGAAGGTTATTGA GAAAACTGGGGTGTATGACATTAGCCATGGCCCATCAGGAGTGTCCCG GCTCCGGCTGTTCACTAACTTCCTCCAGCAGGAGGAGGCAGACTGGATGTTCAGTGTTCTCCTGGCTGAGCTTCCCTGGTCACAAAAGACCAACCACAGACAAG GTGGAGCCTATGATGAGCCCAGACTAACATGTTGGTATGGAGAACTGCCTTACACCTACTCTAACTCTACCATGCAGGCCAACGCACAG TGGCACCCAGTGCTGAGTAGTTTGCGAGCCTCCATTGAAAGTCACAGCGGCTGCTCCTTCAACTCCCTCCTCTGTAACCTGTACCGCGACTGCAAGGACAGCATCGCCTGGCACTCGGACAACGAACCCTCGCTGGGCCTGCAGCCCACCATTGCCTCCCTTAGCTTGGGCGATACGCGCGCCTTTAGCCTCCGCAAGCAGCCTCCTCCG GAGGAGAATGGCGACTACACGTATGTCGAGACCATAAAGATGCCGCTGGCCCACGGCTCCCTGCTGATGATGGAGGGTTGCACCCAGGACGACTGGCAG CACCAAGTGGCCAAAGAATATCACGATCGAGGACCCCGAATCAACCTCACCTTCCGCACCATCTACCCTGAACCCTAA